The DNA sequence GGCTTGGGGTCATAGCCGGGTTCATGATCCTTTCCTATTACTGTGTGGTTGCAGGCTGGGCCGTTGACTATCTCTGGCTGTCTTTTAGAGGAACATTCACCCAACAGCATTCCGGTCAAGTGCCTGAGATTTTCTCGAATCTCCTTAGCAATGATCTGAGCCAACTGTTCTGGCAGGCAGTATTTATGCTGATGACGGTCATAATCGTCATCGGCGGGGTCAAGAGCGGCCTGGAGCGGGCCAACAAGATCATGATGCCGATCCTGTTCCTCATTCTCCTGGTTCTTGCCGGTCTTGGGTTGAACTCGCCCGGAGGGGCCCAAGCGGTAAGGTTCCTCTTTTCTCCGGACTGGTCGAAACTGGATCCGCCTGCCATGCTGGAGGCCCTCGGGCACGCTTTCTTCAGCCTGAGTCTGGGGATGGGAGCTATGCTGACCTACGGCAGCTACGCCGATGAGGAAACCAGTATTCCCAAAGTCGCCATTACCGTTTCCCTGATGGACACCCTGGTCGCACTGCTCTCTGGGCTGGCGATTTTTCCCATTGTATTTACCTATGGCATGGAGCCTGCCGCAGGCCCCGGCTTGGTGTTCAAAACCCTGCCGGTTCTTTTCAGCCGGATGCCGGGTGGCACCATTATCGCCACTCTCTTTTTCTTACTGCTGGTCTTTGCGGCATTGACCTCCAGTATCTCATTGCTGGAAGTGGTGGTCGCCTATTACTGCGATGAAAACCGCTGGGGCCGCAAAAAAGCCACGCTGGTAATGGGAGCGATCATTTTCCTAATCGGCGTGCCGTCGGCCCTGTCCAACAACATGCTGAAGGATGTGCATATCATAGGCGCACGCAACTTCCTCGATTCCATCGATCTTGCCTGCACCAACTATATCCTGCCGCTGGGAGGACTTCTGATTGCCCTGTTTTCGGGTTGGGTCATGACCCAAGGAATCGCCAAAGGGGAATTGCTGAAAGGTGACACCAACGCCTATATTTATCCAGCCTGGCACTTCCTGATTAAATATGTCGCCCCGGTGCTGGTGGCGCTGGTATTTCTCAATAAGGCCGGATTCTTCTGAGATTTTTCACAAAAAAAGCCTCCGCAAACGGGAGGCTTTTTTAGTAAACATCAGGAGATCAGCAGCCAGCTGCTTCTTTTTTCTTCTTGGCAGGCTTTGCCTCTTCCTTCTTTTCATCTTTCTTCGCATCTTTTTTCTTGTCCTTCTTGGCATCCTTTTTCTCGGATTTCCCCTCTTTTGCGGCAGCTTCATCTTTTTTCGGTTCTTCCGCAAAGGCGAGCCCAGTGAGGCTGAAGGTAAAGAGCGTTGCTGCGACAAGAGCAATTATTCGTTTCATCTGATTTCCTCCAATCGTTTAATGGTTGCACCGGATTTTACCGGATTTCTTATCATGATATCAAGCAGCATTAAAGCCCATTATGTTATGTAATAAACAACCGGCTTGGTCCCCATCTCCTCCTTGTATCTGAAGACGTTCACTTTGGTTATCAGCTTGACGATGAGGCTGTTGGGATCATTCAGGTCACCGAAGTAGGTCGCATGCCCCAGACAGGTCGTGGTGCACCGGGTCAGTTCACCCTTTTCGATCCGGTGGATACAGAAATGACATTTGCGGGCATTGCCGATCGGCGAGTGCCAATGGGTCTTCCGTTTGAAGCTCTTGCCATACTCGCCTGAGTTTTCCACCTCGTAAGTCTCGCCCTTCATGTCACCGGTATAATAGTGACCGACATCTGCCGACCTGGCTCCGTAAGAACAGGCAACCAGACAATAGCGGCAGCCGATGCACTTTTTATAGTCAATCACGACAATGCCATCGTCACGCTTGTAGGTCGCCGTTACCGGGCAGACCGGAGTGCAGGTCGGGGCATCGCACTGCATGCAGGGCCGTGGGAGAAAACGCATCGAGACGTTGGGAAACTCGCCGATCTCCTCTTCTTTCACTGGTCGGTAATGGATCTCAGGCGGAGTAAGGTTTTCCGACATGCAGCCGGTTGTGCAGGCATGGCAGCCGACGCATTTTTTCAGGTCAATGGCCATTCCCCAGCGGCGCTGATTACGCGGTTTCTTCAAGGCCCGCTGAAGATCGCTATGCATTATTTCCAGGATATCTTTATCTTCCATAATCAGTGAACCTCCTTCCCGGCATTGACATCAAACACCCCGGAACGGTTGAAGATGATATACAGCAGGGCAACCAGAGATGTCGAAGCTGCGACAACCAGGAACTCATAAACAGACGGGGTGTAATGCACTATCTCCGGCATCTCGTAGACCCTGAACACCGGAATTTTGAAGGCTCCCACCACCAGATCGTTACGGGCCTTGAGCTGGGTCACCATGATGAAAACTCCGACAAACATCAGCCAGTTGGCACTCTTTCCCATCTTCAGCAGCAGGTACGGCACAATGATTACCACAACTATGCCGAACACGAAGCTGTTGATCAGGGTCAGGGAGAAAACCTCAGACCCCTCCAGGCGGCCGGCAAGCCCGGTCATGGTCCGCCAGAAGGTTATCAGCAGGGCAAGCCCCAAGCCGACCTTCAGCAGGATCACGAACGGCGTGAGATGATACGCCTCATCGAGCTGTTTCTTTTTGACCGTATGGGCGGCAATGATGGTGGTCAGGGCACAGCCGGTGAGAAAGGCGATAAACAGGAAGTAGATCGGCATCAGGGCGCTGTAGTAGTAGACCCGCGAACTGACCGTGCCCAAGAGGCTGCCTAGTGTACTATGGGTGATGATGGCGATGAAGAACGCGCCCCACATGACGCGTACCGAATGCTTGCCTCTCTGGATGTTGATGTACTCTACCGTGATGATGCATACGTAGCAACTGTACCAGAGAGCCATCCAGAACATCGGCGATGTCGGGTTCGGGGAAATCAGGAACATGTACATCCGGTCCACCCGGCCCATTTCGGTGGCCAGGGAAAAGAAGGCAGCGACAGCAGTGATGATACCGACAAAAATGATCCGTGAGGCAAACGGCCGGTATTTTTCCTCAAAAAAGACATGGCCGAAGAAATTGACAAAAGTACAGCCGGTGCTCAAAAGGGCAAAGTAGACATAGGTGGAAATCTGCATCCCCCATGGCACAAGGTTGCTGGTGTTGATGGTGTGGGCATGCCCTTGGATGAAAATGGCTGCTATCCCGTAAAAACCGGCAACAAGGCCGATCAGGAACAGGTACAGGTGAATGCCCCCTTTCCCTTTGAGAATATCGGCGATAACTGAGAAGAGTCGCTGTTTATCAGGAAGAATGACACCGATGAGTTCCATCTCTTTATCCCTCCTTCACTATTTTCACAAAGTTCAAACGCATTCCGGTGCCGCCCATGATGGGATCGATCTGGTACCCGGTAAGCAACTCCTCGTCACCCACCCCCTTGTTATCGGCCCGTTTCATACCTTTTGCATGAACGCCAAAGCCATGCACCATGTACAGGCAGTCTTCTCGCAACCGCTCGGTGCAACGGATCTTGACCGTGCCAGAGGATTTGACCCCAGCCGCATTCTGCAACCGCACATATTCGCCATCCTTGAAGCCAAGCTGCTTCGCTTTTTTCCGGCTGATCCAGACGGAGTTTTCCGGCACCAGATCAGTCAGCAGGAAGTTATTGGTCGTCCGGGAAAAGGTATGCAACGGGGAACGGCCGAAAAGCAGTGAGAAATGACCATCAGGGGG is a window from the Geoanaerobacter pelophilus genome containing:
- a CDS encoding sodium-dependent transporter, with product MTHSHPTKVKRGLWSSRLGFIMASAGSAIGLGNIWKFPYITGMHGGGAFVLFFIFCIVTVGIPLMIAEMIIGRHTRKDPVGAFKGLHGGAWVLTGWLGVIAGFMILSYYCVVAGWAVDYLWLSFRGTFTQQHSGQVPEIFSNLLSNDLSQLFWQAVFMLMTVIIVIGGVKSGLERANKIMMPILFLILLVLAGLGLNSPGGAQAVRFLFSPDWSKLDPPAMLEALGHAFFSLSLGMGAMLTYGSYADEETSIPKVAITVSLMDTLVALLSGLAIFPIVFTYGMEPAAGPGLVFKTLPVLFSRMPGGTIIATLFFLLLVFAALTSSISLLEVVVAYYCDENRWGRKKATLVMGAIIFLIGVPSALSNNMLKDVHIIGARNFLDSIDLACTNYILPLGGLLIALFSGWVMTQGIAKGELLKGDTNAYIYPAWHFLIKYVAPVLVALVFLNKAGFF
- a CDS encoding 4Fe-4S dicluster domain-containing protein codes for the protein MEDKDILEIMHSDLQRALKKPRNQRRWGMAIDLKKCVGCHACTTGCMSENLTPPEIHYRPVKEEEIGEFPNVSMRFLPRPCMQCDAPTCTPVCPVTATYKRDDGIVVIDYKKCIGCRYCLVACSYGARSADVGHYYTGDMKGETYEVENSGEYGKSFKRKTHWHSPIGNARKCHFCIHRIEKGELTRCTTTCLGHATYFGDLNDPNSLIVKLITKVNVFRYKEEMGTKPVVYYIT
- the nrfD gene encoding NrfD/PsrC family molybdoenzyme membrane anchor subunit — its product is MELIGVILPDKQRLFSVIADILKGKGGIHLYLFLIGLVAGFYGIAAIFIQGHAHTINTSNLVPWGMQISTYVYFALLSTGCTFVNFFGHVFFEEKYRPFASRIIFVGIITAVAAFFSLATEMGRVDRMYMFLISPNPTSPMFWMALWYSCYVCIITVEYINIQRGKHSVRVMWGAFFIAIITHSTLGSLLGTVSSRVYYYSALMPIYFLFIAFLTGCALTTIIAAHTVKKKQLDEAYHLTPFVILLKVGLGLALLITFWRTMTGLAGRLEGSEVFSLTLINSFVFGIVVVIIVPYLLLKMGKSANWLMFVGVFIMVTQLKARNDLVVGAFKIPVFRVYEMPEIVHYTPSVYEFLVVAASTSLVALLYIIFNRSGVFDVNAGKEVH